A genome region from bacterium includes the following:
- a CDS encoding ABC transporter ATP-binding protein produces the protein MEAIRMNHVVKNFQEGEHVVHAVNGVDIVLENGEFAALAGPSGSGKTTLLNLAGGLDRPTEGEIAIDGKTTGNRTDDDLTELRLRRIGFIFQAYNLIPVLTAYENVQFVLQIQGIPEHEHKNRILPLFENLGLEGLENRFPTQLSGGQQQRVAVARAVIGDPAIVLADEPTANLDTDTSHNLLDMMRRLNEEKNVTFLFSTHDPLVLEHAKRVIRLRDGKVQADERKE, from the coding sequence ATGGAAGCGATACGTATGAATCATGTGGTCAAGAATTTTCAGGAAGGGGAGCATGTCGTTCATGCAGTGAACGGCGTCGATATTGTTCTGGAAAATGGTGAATTTGCCGCGCTGGCCGGGCCATCGGGAAGCGGCAAGACAACACTGCTCAATCTTGCGGGCGGCCTCGACCGTCCTACCGAAGGCGAGATCGCAATCGACGGTAAAACGACCGGTAACAGAACTGATGACGATCTCACCGAGCTCAGGCTTCGCAGGATCGGCTTTATCTTTCAGGCATACAATCTCATACCGGTGCTGACCGCGTACGAGAATGTCCAGTTTGTTCTCCAGATTCAGGGGATTCCCGAACATGAGCACAAGAACCGTATTCTGCCTCTTTTCGAGAATCTTGGACTCGAAGGGCTCGAAAACCGGTTCCCGACTCAGTTGAGCGGCGGTCAGCAGCAGCGTGTCGCGGTCGCGCGGGCAGTGATAGGCGACCCGGCGATTGTGCTTGCCGACGAACCGACGGCGAACCTCGATACCGATACTTCACATAATCTTCTCGATATGATGCGCAGGCTCAATGAGGAGAAAAACGTGACATTTCTTTTCAGCACGCACGATCCCCTTGTACTGGAGCATGCAAAACGGGTTATCCGGCTGCGTGACGGCAAGGTACAGGCGGATGAGCGGAAAGAATAA
- a CDS encoding FtsX-like permease family protein, which yields MIWFKLGWRNLWRNKRRTILELVSIGGSVFIAVWWNNLAIGSYAKMVDDGVRMGSGHIGIYHNKYLELRKTEQVIEVSNLVAELEREPEVTNVFPRLKVPGLIRSSRESRAAGFMGIDFDREKGINPVLEPKRIVEGKLPGKDDPRGILIGEGLAHELGLNVGNKCVFMVQGPKGEIVSALLRISGLVRTNIREIDAGAVFIDREKLADIIGYKDSAHEIAVMLRSNKMVKQMLPRIREIAARYPNAEAYQWEDAMPELASSIHMDHAGLQITVIIIYIIVGIGTINTLLMSVMERTREFGVIRAIGVSKSGIRKMVLSEAFVLSCVGVLSGYVLSSIAGLYTATKGINLTSVIDEQGIGGTLYEPIMYSTWDVKGMLIMGVGMICIALLASLYPAHHVMKIRPSDAMRIY from the coding sequence ATGATCTGGTTCAAACTCGGATGGCGCAATCTCTGGAGAAACAAGCGGAGAACCATTCTCGAGCTGGTCTCGATAGGGGGCAGCGTATTTATAGCCGTCTGGTGGAACAACCTCGCCATAGGATCGTACGCAAAAATGGTCGATGACGGCGTTCGGATGGGAAGCGGGCATATCGGGATTTACCATAACAAGTACCTCGAGCTCCGTAAAACCGAACAGGTTATCGAGGTAAGCAACCTTGTTGCCGAGCTGGAACGCGAACCCGAAGTCACGAATGTGTTTCCCCGCCTCAAGGTGCCGGGGCTTATTCGTTCGAGCCGTGAAAGCCGTGCAGCGGGATTCATGGGCATCGATTTCGACCGTGAGAAGGGCATCAATCCGGTGCTCGAACCGAAACGCATCGTCGAGGGAAAACTACCCGGAAAAGATGATCCGAGAGGTATCCTCATCGGCGAAGGGCTCGCCCATGAACTGGGATTGAATGTCGGCAATAAATGCGTGTTCATGGTGCAGGGTCCCAAAGGCGAAATTGTGAGCGCCCTGCTGAGGATTTCGGGTTTAGTCCGCACCAATATCCGTGAAATAGATGCCGGGGCGGTATTCATCGACCGTGAAAAACTCGCCGATATCATCGGGTATAAGGACAGCGCTCACGAGATAGCGGTCATGCTCCGGAGCAACAAAATGGTCAAACAGATGCTTCCCCGAATCCGTGAAATCGCCGCCCGTTATCCCAATGCCGAAGCGTATCAGTGGGAAGACGCAATGCCGGAGCTGGCATCGAGCATTCACATGGATCATGCCGGTCTCCAGATAACCGTCATCATTATCTACATTATCGTGGGAATCGGAACCATCAACACGCTCCTCATGAGTGTCATGGAGCGGACGCGGGAATTCGGTGTTATCCGCGCGATCGGAGTCAGCAAATCGGGCATCCGGAAAATGGTTCTGTCTGAAGCGTTCGTCCTTTCCTGTGTCGGTGTGCTGTCCGGGTATGTGCTGAGCAGCATAGCGGGGCTCTATACTGCCACGAAGGGAATCAACCTCACTTCGGTGATCGATGAACAGGGAATCGGCGGCACGCTCTATGAACCGATCATGTACAGCACATGGGATGTGAAAGGAATGCTCATCATGGGTGTAGGGATGATATGCATCGCTCTTCTGGCATCCCTTTATCCGGCTCATCATGTGATGAAAATACGGCCGTCCGATGCAATGCGGATATACTGA
- a CDS encoding ABC transporter permease has product MLLMKLGYRNLWRNRRRTVLTMTAISVATTMVILMLGIYDGMFWDMIESATELYHGHVKITAEKYQDEHKIYMTLPEDGLRGKILADSRVKGVAGRVRGFALLSFGEGETSHTQPAELFGINPDEERTVTRLESHVREGSFISGTDSKDILLGIGLAKRLEAEVGGEIVAMGQGSDGSIAADIFHVSGIVDTGDPIRDVSLAVVGRKTLQDMLVLDGQIHEWAVSLKRPIAAEVWAREFRPEVPGVEVTSWYGFLPQMKQILDYWYAARYIFALIFYFAVVLVAVNTMYMMFFERLREFGIMGALGLRIRKLSFMIIIEGFLISSIAGIAGGIAGSLISLYMYGHPVDLSMFFSEITFGGTVMQPRLRCYLAVNNICVPVLMIIGLGMIVALFPAWRLKRLHPVDVLREV; this is encoded by the coding sequence ATGCTGCTCATGAAACTCGGATACCGCAATCTCTGGCGGAACCGGAGGAGGACAGTCCTTACCATGACCGCCATCAGCGTTGCCACTACAATGGTTATACTCATGCTGGGTATCTACGACGGCATGTTCTGGGATATGATCGAGAGCGCCACAGAACTCTATCATGGCCACGTCAAAATCACCGCGGAGAAATACCAGGACGAGCACAAGATTTACATGACCCTTCCTGAGGATGGACTCAGAGGTAAGATTCTCGCGGATTCCCGTGTCAAGGGAGTCGCCGGGCGTGTACGCGGATTTGCCCTCCTCAGTTTCGGCGAAGGCGAAACAAGCCACACGCAGCCTGCCGAGCTCTTTGGCATCAATCCCGATGAGGAGCGCACGGTCACACGGCTCGAATCGCATGTTCGCGAGGGATCGTTCATCTCCGGCACGGATTCCAAGGACATTCTTCTCGGTATAGGGCTGGCGAAACGTCTCGAAGCCGAAGTGGGCGGCGAAATCGTGGCAATGGGTCAGGGTTCGGACGGTTCCATTGCGGCGGATATATTTCACGTGTCGGGAATAGTCGACACCGGTGATCCCATCCGTGATGTCAGTCTTGCCGTGGTGGGTCGGAAAACCCTTCAGGACATGCTCGTTCTCGACGGGCAGATCCATGAATGGGCGGTTTCGCTGAAACGGCCGATTGCCGCCGAAGTGTGGGCACGGGAATTCCGTCCCGAAGTGCCGGGCGTCGAAGTGACATCGTGGTATGGATTCCTTCCCCAGATGAAGCAGATACTCGACTACTGGTATGCGGCGCGGTATATCTTTGCCCTTATTTTCTATTTTGCCGTTGTCCTTGTCGCCGTGAATACCATGTACATGATGTTCTTCGAGCGGCTCAGGGAATTCGGAATCATGGGCGCGCTGGGGCTCAGAATCAGGAAACTGTCGTTCATGATCATTATCGAAGGATTTCTGATAAGCAGCATCGCCGGGATTGCAGGAGGTATTGCCGGGAGCCTGATAAGCCTCTACATGTACGGTCATCCGGTCGATCTGAGCATGTTCTTTTCCGAAATAACCTTTGGGGGAACCGTAATGCAGCCGCGCCTACGGTGTTACCTTGCGGTCAATAACATCTGTGTTCCCGTGCTGATGATCATAGGTCTCGGAATGATAGTGGCGCTTTTCCCCGCATGGAGATTGAAGCGTCTGCATCCGGTCGATGTCCTGAGGGAGGTATGA
- a CDS encoding outer membrane lipoprotein-sorting protein, translated as MKRFVVCICIIVTISALITGIAYGAENTVKFDAQELVRQVETQYQGETSHSTMHMEVVTDAYSREMTMEGWSEGRDKFLARILAPKKDEGIATLKIGDEMWNYLPKIDRLMKIPSSLMGDSWMGSHLTNDDLVKENKIDELYTFATEKVENGIASIICTPKPDAAIVWDKVVYRIDIDKKIPTDIKYYDEDGKLVRTMLFDQVEKVSGRWVPLRMKIQPTDKPDEKTVLTYSNIEFDIKLPKDLFSVRSLRRP; from the coding sequence ATGAAACGATTTGTAGTATGTATCTGCATTATCGTGACGATCTCTGCCCTGATAACCGGCATAGCGTACGGCGCCGAAAACACGGTGAAATTCGATGCCCAGGAGCTCGTCCGTCAGGTGGAAACGCAGTACCAGGGAGAAACGTCCCATTCGACCATGCACATGGAGGTGGTGACCGATGCCTATTCACGGGAAATGACCATGGAAGGCTGGTCCGAAGGCCGTGACAAGTTCCTTGCCCGGATACTCGCGCCGAAAAAGGACGAAGGGATCGCCACCCTCAAAATCGGGGACGAGATGTGGAACTATCTCCCCAAAATCGACCGTCTCATGAAAATCCCTTCGAGCCTCATGGGCGACAGCTGGATGGGGAGCCATCTCACGAATGACGATCTGGTAAAGGAAAACAAGATCGACGAGCTCTATACCTTTGCGACTGAAAAAGTGGAGAATGGTATCGCTTCGATTATCTGCACTCCGAAGCCCGATGCCGCGATCGTTTGGGACAAGGTTGTGTACCGTATCGACATAGACAAAAAAATTCCGACCGACATAAAGTATTATGACGAGGACGGGAAACTGGTGAGAACGATGCTGTTCGATCAGGTGGAAAAGGTTTCCGGGCGATGGGTGCCGTTGAGAATGAAAATCCAGCCGACCGACAAGCCCGACGAAAAGACCGTGCTGACCTACAGCAACATCGAGTTCGATATAAAGCTGCCGAAAGACCTGTTTTCCGTACGCTCGCTGAGGAGGCCCTGA
- a CDS encoding TetR/AcrR family transcriptional regulator, whose product MPTKRFDNLEPERRRKILDAAREEFTRNGYEGASLNTIIREAGISKGSLYYYFEDKIDLYMVVISEAVDEIIERFGEKVMGKFSDDFWSDWKEIADRFMRIVIEKPDIMRLMRGMIHLYNAPNRPAQVIEFMNLHNSVFTGMLKHGVETGAVRDDIPFELLFDIMNALHDVFDTWIMNHIDELTEEELKLLIDFYFDMYKSIAEKKNIHRKEELCS is encoded by the coding sequence ATGCCGACAAAACGTTTTGATAACCTCGAACCCGAGCGGCGCAGAAAAATCCTCGACGCCGCCCGCGAGGAATTTACCCGTAACGGGTACGAAGGCGCCTCGCTCAATACGATCATCCGCGAGGCGGGTATCAGCAAGGGTTCCCTCTACTACTATTTTGAGGACAAGATCGACCTCTATATGGTCGTTATTTCGGAGGCAGTCGACGAGATAATAGAACGGTTCGGAGAGAAAGTCATGGGTAAATTCAGCGATGACTTCTGGAGCGACTGGAAAGAAATTGCCGACAGGTTTATGAGGATCGTGATAGAAAAACCCGATATCATGCGACTCATGCGCGGAATGATTCATCTCTATAATGCTCCGAACAGGCCCGCCCAGGTAATCGAGTTCATGAACCTCCATAATTCAGTTTTTACGGGCATGTTAAAACACGGCGTCGAGACAGGAGCAGTCAGGGATGATATACCGTTCGAGCTCCTGTTCGACATCATGAATGCACTGCATGATGTGTTCGATACATGGATCATGAATCATATCGACGAGTTGACGGAAGAGGAACTTAAACTGTTGATAGATTTCTATTTCGATATGTATAAAAGTATTGCTGAGAAAAAAAATATCCACCGGAAAGAGGAGTTGTGCTCATGA
- a CDS encoding DUF2283 domain-containing protein: MRITYDSVVDVLYIRFIETTVTTEHAAEGIAVDYDSEGQIARIEIMDAVKRFGSKEVFKKVTLEDLALHV; encoded by the coding sequence ATGAGAATAACATACGATTCCGTGGTGGATGTTCTATATATCCGTTTCATCGAAACGACGGTTACCACTGAGCATGCAGCCGAAGGCATCGCCGTGGATTACGATTCTGAAGGACAGATTGCGAGAATCGAAATAATGGACGCAGTCAAAAGGTTCGGAAGCAAAGAAGTATTCAAGAAAGTGACCCTCGAAGACCTTGCTCTCCATGTGTAA
- a CDS encoding Gfo/Idh/MocA family oxidoreductase, with protein MKTQDTIKRRQFLKTAAAAGATAGLAAGEVHARKPAPGKRVNLKRDLLRVGMVGLGPYSHAMAYTGAINEPSVPPRTNMHVVAVWGREDMYLGSLKGTDTWKQSRVKELGNYMSLDKFTKTLGVKNIVKNPEDMVKLVDAVFIMDPQESLALARPFLEEGKPVFINRPVAWNMKDAREIVRLAKENECPLITGSCVPWMNEFQVAKSRIDPKIIQHYYVDGSTANFCSYMPHILETAQMLVGGRVIKCSTHGMSWPADEDPLSIPPVMTHLEYEKIAADRNPVVGVASTWFGQPWRNWIKVHLDKDIVEQGVLWEGSSGANVDEHLWLPFLRVIGQTFETGISPEDGETILQKVAVMLMAHKSGVEGGKPVGIGEIENHSLPRFETEKA; from the coding sequence ATGAAAACACAGGATACTATAAAAAGACGTCAATTTCTGAAAACAGCCGCAGCAGCAGGCGCCACAGCCGGTCTTGCAGCAGGCGAGGTTCATGCCCGTAAACCGGCTCCCGGAAAAAGAGTCAACCTCAAGCGCGATCTCCTGAGAGTCGGCATGGTCGGTCTCGGTCCCTATTCGCATGCGATGGCGTATACCGGGGCGATCAACGAGCCCTCCGTGCCGCCGCGGACAAACATGCATGTGGTGGCGGTCTGGGGACGTGAGGACATGTACCTCGGCTCCCTGAAAGGCACCGACACATGGAAACAGTCACGTGTGAAGGAGCTCGGCAACTACATGAGTCTGGATAAATTCACCAAGACCCTCGGAGTCAAAAACATCGTCAAGAACCCCGAGGACATGGTGAAGCTCGTCGATGCGGTGTTCATCATGGACCCGCAGGAATCGCTCGCGCTCGCACGGCCGTTCCTCGAGGAGGGCAAACCGGTTTTTATCAACCGTCCCGTCGCATGGAACATGAAGGATGCCCGCGAGATCGTCCGCCTCGCAAAGGAAAACGAATGCCCGCTCATCACCGGCTCCTGTGTGCCGTGGATGAATGAGTTCCAGGTCGCCAAGTCGCGCATCGATCCCAAGATTATCCAGCACTACTATGTGGACGGTTCGACCGCCAATTTCTGTTCCTACATGCCGCATATCCTTGAAACCGCCCAGATGCTCGTCGGCGGCAGGGTCATCAAGTGCTCGACACACGGCATGTCCTGGCCGGCTGACGAGGACCCGCTGTCCATACCGCCGGTCATGACCCATCTCGAGTATGAAAAAATCGCCGCGGACCGCAACCCCGTCGTCGGCGTCGCTTCCACCTGGTTCGGCCAGCCCTGGCGCAACTGGATCAAGGTTCACCTCGACAAGGATATTGTCGAACAGGGCGTCCTCTGGGAAGGATCATCGGGCGCGAACGTTGACGAGCATCTCTGGCTCCCGTTCCTGCGCGTTATCGGGCAGACATTCGAGACCGGAATCTCGCCCGAGGACGGTGAGACGATTCTCCAGAAGGTCGCGGTGATGCTCATGGCCCACAAATCGGGTGTCGAGGGCGGAAAGCCTGTGGGAATCGGCGAGATCGAAAACCATTCGCTTCCAAGATTCGAGACCGAGAAGGCATGA
- a CDS encoding Gfo/Idh/MocA family oxidoreductase has product MPSAVIPSSQKVIRVGWVGTGPFSFYGHYIRVINNIFRDYNFMNMRVTHIWGDDYARNYRGSPEYVRKMVDFWKSDEQSPEGIAKMCGIPNVCSDFHDMADEVDAAMIMDFDRSYELAEPFLDKGMPIFLCSPVAVNVPECRRILDRAAATGSAVYSGSFTVDMHENQSRYLRIRRDEIASFFASTTHNFFTSYANDGLEPVYRLIGGGARTVSLHGWNGSRGYDPTGIPVSRIHIEYEPRGDKPPIQGVLTLGGFKNEYEWYRVCYHDHTVFEGMTNRPDSRELMFRDFLINLQEVFTTNKSIETHDDILQKLKVVIAAYKSANEGNRPVNVDEIGDYRLPTVRIEYWDKIPE; this is encoded by the coding sequence ATGCCGTCAGCAGTCATCCCTTCCTCGCAGAAAGTCATCCGTGTCGGCTGGGTCGGCACGGGGCCGTTCTCTTTTTACGGCCACTATATCCGGGTCATCAACAACATTTTCCGCGATTACAACTTCATGAACATGCGCGTCACCCATATCTGGGGCGATGATTATGCGCGGAATTACCGTGGAAGTCCGGAATATGTCCGTAAGATGGTCGATTTCTGGAAGAGCGACGAGCAATCCCCCGAGGGTATCGCGAAGATGTGCGGCATTCCTAACGTATGCAGTGATTTTCACGATATGGCGGATGAGGTCGATGCCGCGATGATCATGGATTTCGACCGGTCGTATGAGCTCGCCGAGCCGTTTCTCGATAAGGGGATGCCCATTTTTCTGTGCAGTCCGGTGGCTGTCAATGTTCCCGAATGCAGACGCATTCTCGATCGGGCGGCCGCCACCGGGTCTGCGGTGTATTCCGGTTCGTTCACTGTGGACATGCACGAGAACCAGTCGCGATATTTGAGGATCAGGCGTGATGAGATCGCCTCGTTCTTCGCTTCGACCACCCATAACTTTTTCACATCGTATGCGAACGACGGACTCGAACCGGTATATCGTCTCATCGGCGGCGGCGCGAGAACGGTCTCGCTCCATGGCTGGAATGGATCGAGGGGATACGATCCCACCGGCATCCCTGTGTCGCGAATCCATATCGAGTACGAGCCCCGGGGGGACAAGCCGCCGATTCAGGGGGTGCTGACCCTCGGCGGATTCAAGAACGAATACGAGTGGTACAGAGTCTGTTATCATGACCATACCGTGTTCGAGGGCATGACAAACCGGCCGGACAGCCGTGAGCTCATGTTCCGGGATTTTCTGATAAATCTTCAGGAAGTATTCACTACCAACAAGTCGATCGAAACGCACGATGATATTCTGCAGAAGCTGAAGGTTGTCATCGCGGCATATAAATCGGCCAACGAGGGTAACCGGCCTGTCAATGTCGACGAGATCGGTGATTACCGCCTTCCAACTGTCCGGATCGAATACTGGGATAAGATTCCGGAATAA